A genomic region of Roseateles amylovorans contains the following coding sequences:
- a CDS encoding spherulation-specific family 4 protein: protein MTRSTWITLAAAAAGFTASMAHAAPTNFALVAYWGETASTYGGQVPSGAYVVINPNSGALGLSASQITNWKAVIANIRAQGGKVLGYVATGYDANTADEQTRYNAITSELGAYKTTLGGVDGYFFDEAAFDDAALNDSQKCAGTPGKWANVRAKVAAAGTGGTLVWNAGWPGASGCFISSAQANEHVVMYEAAYSDYVNGASWLNGDVQNLANSLNVKTWLLVHSATQAQMQATLKGTTANYVYVTSMTYNPSLPWGGPIWNYTPTYWGNNTLSGSERWCLNSLKTGGSC from the coding sequence ATGACTCGATCGACATGGATCACGCTGGCGGCAGCCGCCGCCGGCTTCACGGCCTCGATGGCCCACGCGGCACCGACCAACTTTGCATTGGTGGCGTACTGGGGCGAAACCGCCAGCACCTACGGCGGGCAGGTACCGTCCGGCGCGTATGTGGTGATCAATCCGAACAGCGGCGCGCTCGGGCTGAGCGCCAGCCAGATCACCAACTGGAAGGCGGTGATCGCGAACATCCGCGCCCAGGGCGGCAAGGTGCTGGGCTATGTGGCCACCGGCTATGACGCCAACACTGCCGACGAACAGACCCGCTACAACGCCATCACCAGCGAGCTGGGCGCCTACAAGACCACGCTGGGCGGCGTGGACGGCTATTTCTTCGACGAGGCCGCCTTCGATGACGCCGCTCTCAACGACAGCCAGAAATGCGCCGGCACACCCGGTAAATGGGCGAACGTGCGGGCCAAGGTGGCTGCGGCGGGCACCGGTGGCACGCTGGTCTGGAATGCCGGCTGGCCCGGGGCCAGCGGCTGCTTCATCAGCTCGGCCCAGGCCAATGAGCATGTGGTGATGTATGAGGCGGCCTACAGCGACTATGTCAACGGCGCGAGCTGGCTGAACGGCGATGTGCAGAACCTGGCCAACTCGCTGAACGTCAAGACCTGGCTGCTGGTGCACTCGGCCACCCAGGCCCAGATGCAGGCCACGCTCAAGGGCACCACCGCCAACTATGTCTATGTGACCAGCATGACCTACAACCCCAGCCTGCCCTGGGGCGGACCGATCTGGAACTACACGCCGACCTATTGGGGCAACAACACGCTCTCCGGCTCGGAGCGCTGGTGCCTCAA